One window of Dehalococcoidales bacterium genomic DNA carries:
- a CDS encoding GspE/PulE family protein, with amino-acid sequence MLHEQANIKLRKYLPQPEALKLIPEEMARKYKVIPLEVHGNVLRVAMADAANIFAWEALETHTQKLIELETASAEEIQEAIDFNYRSYDEIEKQISNISSPGDAAGQQIELDTASNTPVARAISLIIDEAVKAGASDIHLQPEEDELRVRYRVDGTLHDTLSMPLTTATTLISRIKILANMNIADHHRPQDGQFSIKTQGDRSIDIRVGIMPQVHGEMATLRLLDKTRASMGLSDLGFLPESLAMYEKMLKVPHGMILISGPTGAGKSTTLYASVNSLDLKERNVITIEDPVEYRFRRINQVQVNPRAGLTFATGLRSILRLDPDVILVGEVRDAETAKIAIQAALTGHLVLSSIHANDAVGIIFRLLDLGIESFLVSTALIGVVAQRMVRRVCPDCVQPRSIPLVEEMIYSRETSGINYPLIEERRQFPYGNGCKSCGNTGYQGRVGIFEIMHMSDEIRAMLLTGTTPARLRAQAIRDGMVPLIRDGMLKVKAGITTPSEVLRNTYSVD; translated from the coding sequence ATGCTACACGAACAGGCCAATATCAAGTTGCGCAAATATCTGCCGCAGCCGGAAGCGTTAAAGCTAATTCCTGAGGAAATGGCCCGGAAGTATAAGGTTATCCCTCTGGAAGTACATGGTAACGTATTGCGGGTAGCCATGGCAGACGCCGCCAACATCTTTGCCTGGGAGGCTCTGGAAACTCATACCCAGAAACTGATAGAACTGGAAACGGCTTCCGCTGAGGAAATCCAGGAAGCTATTGACTTTAATTACCGCTCTTATGACGAAATCGAGAAACAGATTTCAAATATCTCATCACCGGGTGATGCTGCCGGCCAACAGATAGAACTTGATACCGCCTCCAATACTCCGGTAGCCCGCGCCATTTCCCTCATTATTGATGAAGCCGTAAAAGCGGGAGCTTCAGACATACATCTGCAACCGGAGGAAGATGAACTGAGAGTCAGGTACCGTGTGGATGGCACTCTTCACGACACCTTATCCATGCCCCTGACGACGGCAACCACACTTATTTCCAGGATTAAAATACTGGCTAACATGAACATCGCCGACCACCACCGTCCACAGGATGGCCAGTTTTCCATAAAGACACAGGGTGACCGGTCCATAGATATACGGGTAGGGATAATGCCGCAGGTACACGGTGAGATGGCGACGCTGCGGCTTCTCGATAAAACCAGGGCTAGTATGGGTCTGTCGGACCTGGGTTTTCTACCGGAAAGCCTGGCGATGTATGAAAAAATGCTTAAGGTCCCTCATGGAATGATATTAATCAGCGGGCCTACCGGTGCCGGTAAAAGCACCACTCTTTATGCTTCGGTGAATTCCCTTGACCTTAAAGAACGTAATGTTATTACCATTGAAGACCCCGTAGAGTACCGTTTCAGGAGGATAAACCAGGTTCAGGTCAATCCCCGGGCCGGCCTCACCTTCGCTACTGGACTGAGGTCGATATTACGCCTTGACCCGGATGTGATCCTGGTTGGCGAGGTACGTGACGCCGAAACGGCCAAAATAGCCATTCAGGCTGCCCTGACCGGGCACCTGGTATTATCTTCAATCCACGCTAATGATGCCGTGGGTATTATCTTCCGGCTTCTTGACCTTGGCATTGAGTCCTTTCTGGTATCGACAGCATTAATCGGGGTGGTGGCGCAGCGGATGGTTAGACGGGTTTGTCCTGATTGCGTTCAGCCAAGGAGTATCCCGTTGGTAGAAGAGATGATTTACAGTAGAGAAACCAGCGGCATTAACTATCCGCTTATCGAAGAGCGCCGCCAGTTTCCCTATGGTAATGGCTGTAAATCATGCGGTAATACAGGGTACCAGGGTAGGGTAGGTATCTTTGAAATCATGCACATGAGTGACGAAATCAGAGCGATGTTGCTGACCGGCACCACGCCGGCACGGCTGCGCGCCCAAGCTATTAGAGACGGCATGGTCCCGTTGATTCGGGATGGAATGCTAAAAGTGAAAGCTGGCATAACTACACCTTCAGAAGTACTGCGTAATACCTACTCCGTAGATTAA
- a CDS encoding type II secretion system F family protein, whose translation MVYQYIAYNEDGAVVKGKLTASNEEAATELLSYAGYKAVSLKSYTPLLSMDKLLTSLFNIKPAEVIILYQQLAMLLESGNDIPGSLEILQSQVDNRALRKVLGEIVADLRGGGSLSSAMSRHAKVFPIMHSRLVNIGEQSGNLEIVLRQIAEDLEKEVATVKETKNALMYPSITFVVAFAVIGLLMTVVIPSFSGIYSSLGVELPPITRIMLALSNGLRDNILVILTVMAVTVLSILFYIKTKRGRYQWDRLLLRVPYLGRIRHLIELARCCRSLSLLFGAGLPLTEAMPLIQQSCGNRAIAHGLNEVHDRMVKGEGLSNPMSRNKLFLPLMVQMVRVGEETGGLDTTLLTVSRSYYTEAEFKLKSVIALIQPGMTLFIGIVVGLVALSLTSAIYGVYGTGF comes from the coding sequence ATGGTGTACCAATATATTGCCTATAATGAGGATGGGGCGGTAGTTAAAGGTAAGCTGACAGCTTCAAATGAAGAAGCTGCTACGGAACTATTGAGTTACGCCGGCTACAAGGCGGTCAGTCTGAAATCATATACACCGCTTCTCAGCATGGACAAACTGTTAACCAGTCTTTTCAACATAAAACCGGCTGAGGTAATAATCCTTTACCAGCAGCTGGCCATGCTCCTGGAATCAGGCAATGATATTCCCGGATCTCTGGAAATACTGCAGAGCCAGGTTGATAACCGTGCCCTGAGAAAGGTTTTAGGTGAGATAGTAGCTGATTTACGTGGTGGCGGGTCACTTTCTTCAGCAATGAGCAGACATGCCAAGGTTTTTCCAATCATGCACAGCCGTTTAGTAAATATCGGCGAGCAAAGCGGTAACCTGGAGATCGTTTTGAGACAGATTGCTGAAGATTTGGAGAAGGAAGTTGCTACTGTTAAGGAGACAAAGAACGCGCTGATGTACCCATCAATCACTTTTGTTGTTGCTTTTGCCGTCATCGGGTTGCTGATGACGGTGGTTATTCCTTCATTCAGTGGAATATATAGCTCGCTCGGCGTTGAATTACCGCCCATCACACGGATAATGCTTGCCCTCTCTAACGGTCTTAGAGATAATATCCTGGTCATCCTGACGGTCATGGCCGTTACGGTTCTATCTATCCTTTTCTATATCAAGACGAAGCGGGGCCGCTATCAATGGGACAGGCTACTGCTTAGAGTTCCGTATCTAGGCCGTATCAGGCATTTGATTGAGCTGGCCCGTTGTTGCCGGAGCCTATCCTTGCTCTTTGGCGCCGGACTCCCTTTGACCGAGGCAATGCCCCTGATCCAGCAGAGTTGTGGTAACCGAGCAATTGCCCATGGCCTTAATGAAGTCCACGACAGAATGGTCAAGGGTGAAGGTTTGTCTAACCCTATGTCCAGGAATAAGCTTTTCTTACCGCTAATGGTCCAGATGGTCAGAGTTGGAGAGGAGACAGGTGGTCTCGATACTACCCTGCTGACCGTTTCCCGGAGCTATTATACCGAGGCTGAATTTAAACTGAAATCCGTTATCGCTTTAATCCAACCGGGGATGACTCTATTTATCGGAATAGTTGTCGGTCTGGTAGCCTTGTCTTTGACCTCGGCAATATACGGGGTCTATGGAACAGGCTTCTGA